The sequence GTTGCAGTCTCTTTTGACCTTCGCAAGGTCTATGATACAGGTTGGTGCCatcataggtcccgagttcgagtctcggtcgggcacacagttttaatctgccaggaagtttcatcatatcTTACTTACTCTTCAcgagtggggtctttggggcccactcccgatttttatccgccattTCCTGTTCCGTCAGTTGTTCAGGGTCAGGGTTGGTACTGcctttagttctccatggacccaggagaagAGCATCCCATAGGGTTCCGTATTGAGTGTACTACTTTTCCTCATTGCAATAGATaaacttgtggcctctgtcggtcctttggtcacccctgctctgtatgtggatgatttctgcatttgggttagttacTCTTCAATGACCTCTGCAGAGCGGCTGCTCCAGGGTGCTGTGCGGCGTGCATCTCCACTCCTTTAAAATCacaggtggtccacttctgtcaccgTAATATGGTCCACCCTGATCTGGAGCCTGTGAGTAATGCCAAAGGAGGAGATCGATGCGTTACCTGGCGACCTCATATATGGACTGCCTCTGACAATCCCAAGTGATTTTGTCGAGGAAGTACCACTCCCACATGACGCTGCGGCACCCACTTTGGCAGATCGTCTGCGCACTCACATGGCCGGCCTCTGAGCACACACACCAGTGCGGCACGCCACCGGGAAGGTATTCGTGCACATTGACCTGCAGCACTGCACGCACGTCATGTTGCATACAGACACAGTATAGCCACCTCTCCGGCCGCCCTACAACGTACCACATCGTGTGATCTCCAGAAAAGACAAAATGCTGGTCATCGAGTGCAACAGAAAGCCGTCTGTGGTGTCAATCGACCGCATCAAGCCAGCTTACATTTTGCCTGCTCCAGCAGTCACGCATTTCTTCGACCCAGCAGAAGATCTGGTTACAGACGACACTCCCCGTGCCAGTGGTCAGACAGAGCCCGCACCCGTAGCTGCTGGTGACGTACAGCTGCAGCCTGCTGTCATCACGTCGCCACCTGTGCCTCCCACCACCCCGCTCAGGCAGCCGGCATGGCCACCCGGAACATGCCCACCACAGCCACCCTGCCAGCAGACTACGTCACGCACGCCAGCCGTCACGTCCAATTCAAATGGCCGTGCTGCATCACCAATGCGCCGCGCCACCCAAAACAGCAAACACACACCTAAGCCGCCGAACGCCATCAGAATGCGGCGTCCACGAGCCGCCATCCAATGTAGAGATCCAGCTCCAGCTGTCTGCACCCTCAGCCGGTACCTCCAGTCCAGCCCTGGACAACGCCTCCCGTGTCCGTCGCAGCTCCTGGACCGATGTTTGCGTCCCTCTGCCTCCGCCGCATCAGGCATTTAGGCTGGTTCGCCATCTCCGTCAGTTTAACGTATTTGCGTCGCTATCGAGCTCTGGACATCGCACTCCACACTGCCCGGCTTGTCCGTCACGGCTCTCGGATCTGTGTTCAAGTCACGATGGTATCGCACTCGCCCATATTCTCTGGACCTCCGTTGTCTCGAGCATCAAGGTCGGTTCGAATGCTGCACTGTGTTCCCACGACTGAGTCACTCGGTGAACTTGTGGAACATTGTAACTTATGAACACTTGGACTTACCACCCTGAACAATGTAAATAGTGAACTTTTTCTGTAGCTCTCGTGGATGCTTGGCGTTATTATTAAGATGTCAGTGCCTTCGAGACGTCATACCAAATGACCTGCAGTGCGCACCTTTGCCGTGCATGCTACGGACAGTTGTAGCCAGGGCTGCACGCTGCTGTCACTAGCCGACCGCACGAGGACACGCCCACTGCACGCTCGCCAGTCCGGTGCACTGACATCACGGGCTGCCgcccttccaatgctgaccgacccCTGCCAACACTGCCGCACTGTCATCACACAGTGTGAACTTTAAACACACATGCACCACAGAAAGATTGCTGTGTTGTAGCAGCTATGGAGCTCTGctctccaaggggggatctgtgtggTGGCCGCACCGTTCAAACGCACGAAGGGCTAGACtacggcacagccgacacaagtAAGCAATGCCTGGCATTCAAGAGTGAAGGTATACCACTACACCGAATTTTGGCAATGGTGCATCACGCACCGGACGCATGGAACAAAGCAAGGAGACAGTGTGAGCTGGTCAACGCAACGCGACACACGTCACCGCTCCACCAACTTGCCGTTGctgaccacgtgcgtcgagtcaacgtgactctcCCACAAATGCGTACACACAGTCTGAAATGCGGTCGCTCGTTTCGCAGAGTGTACCCTTCTGTTTGACGGTACCTTCCTTCCCTTCCGCTCGCGCCAGGAGCTGGACATTCGGCGACGTGGCCTTTGTCTCACTCAGTCCACACGGTCGCGCCACGACTCATCACTGGAGCGTATACCCTCTGGGATCCGTGATCGAGCTGTACCACTAGGGCAACACACCTGTATGGACGAACGTTAATGATGCATCGCATTTGTAACGTAGTGTAAGACTTCCGAAGAATAAATGTGTCACGACCAAAACTGCTCTAGTCATTCCATCACCAAGCCTCTCCCTAGAACATAGTGCGTGGGCATGGCAATAAAGCCGGTTCACCACACGTTAATAACCGAAAGCGGCGATATCACATGTCTCTGCTCCATGATTATAAACTGTAAATGTGAACTGTGTATTTGGTGGTTATAGTGAAATTTTAATTGTGACTTGTGTATGTGATTATAGtgaaattgtaattgtgaactGTATATGTGATTATAAATTGTAATTGTGAATTATGTTTGTAATATCCCACCCTCCTCTGCCATCTTGATTTGGATCTTCCATGGTTTCCGAAGATTGTGtcaggcgaatgccaggatggGACCCGAAGTCCATGGCAGTTGTTCCAATACCCTTCGTGGGCTTGTAATATTGGAACAATTAAAGtgttaaaaaaatgaaagtgagcttTTGTCAGTTCCTGTCATTTACTACTACTGTTAATGAcctcattttgtgtttataatcagtATATTTTACAAATCATTAATGTTAAATGTCTGTTTGCATTTGTTTCCCTGATGTTAAATTTGACCATCACATAAACATTTCCTCAAAAGTACATTGTGCAACTTGCTGGAGCCATACAAGGAGTATAACTGATCAGACTGCAACTTGTACGAAACCAAACTCTAGATGCTAATCCCGCTCTATGCGGACACTATTTGACACACTTGGAGCAAAAAGTTATGAATGTAGTTCTATCAGCTTCTAGAACAGGAAATTAGTACTGGCATGACTTTTGTAATtgaaattttctcagaatttataTATATACTGATTTCTGAAGTAAATTAACTGAACATTTAGTCGTAATTAAGAACAAAGATTGCAAATTTTGACAGTGGGGAAAAATAGCTTCTTGTTATTCTCTATCAGTCAGTTTCATTATTGATAATCTCATGAGAATTACAAATGACAAATTTTCTGGACACGAAAACTTAAGTGTAGCATTACATTTACTGTAAATTTGTTTTTAGGTGGACA comes from Schistocerca piceifrons isolate TAMUIC-IGC-003096 chromosome 8, iqSchPice1.1, whole genome shotgun sequence and encodes:
- the LOC124712426 gene encoding proline-rich receptor-like protein kinase PERK8, producing the protein MLVIECNRKPSVVSIDRIKPAYILPAPAVTHFFDPAEDLVTDDTPRASGQTEPAPVAAGDVQLQPAVITSPPVPPTTPLRQPAWPPGTCPPQPPCQQTTSRTPAVTSNSNGRAASPMRRATQNSKHTPKPPNAIRMRRPRAAIQCRDPAPAVCTLSRYLQSSPGQRLPCPSQLLDRCLRPSASAASGI